The following coding sequences lie in one Panicum virgatum strain AP13 chromosome 6N, P.virgatum_v5, whole genome shotgun sequence genomic window:
- the LOC120678692 gene encoding transcription factor BIM3-like isoform X2 — translation MGLQGDKATHDFLTLYSAAKDSALPLLPESKPPPPPPAHQGHPWSLPFAARCVTVASARPQPQQQQQRPPERKAGGGFMDAGSRSSGGAGFDDDDGLAARREVSSTLKELSVRVETKGGSCSGSAGTDQLPNTPRSKHSATEQRRRSKINDRFQILREILPQNDQKRDKASFLLEVIEYIRFLQEKVQKYEVSHPEWNQENAKLMPWSNIYFRSSWKNSQNKDEINGDMASDPSQLIKNGSSPRFPFAAKPEDHNNAGAFETASGAQEQAEPKGCVPFKPAETPGKITNTVASQQPAQLTNSSPSDGCAAPNGMLSNPELAIDEGTISLSSQYSQGLLTTLNLALQNSGIDLSQASISVQINLGKRAIKRSAPGSNSTSKDLINQASRDQEIGHQLRSGDAAREHSQAIKRHKSDR, via the exons ATGGGGCTGCAAG GGGATAAGGCAACGCACGACTTCCTCACGCTCTACAGCGCCGCCAAGGACTCCGCCCTGCCGCTGCTGCCGGAATCcaagccgcctccgccgccgcccgctcatcAAG GTCACCCGTGGTCTCTCCCCTTCGCCGCGCGCTGtgtcaccgtcgcctccgccaggccgcagccacagcagcagcagcagaggccgccGGAGCGGAAGGCGGGAGGTGGCTTCATGGACGCcggctccagatccagcggtgGGGCGGgcttcgacgacgacgacggcctcgccgctcgccgcgagGTCTCCTCCACGCTCAAAG AACTCTCGGTCAGGGTGGAGACCAAGGGGGGAAGCTGCAGCGGCAGCGCTGGGACGGACCAACTGCCCAACACGCCGCGCTCCAAGCACTCCGCCACCGAGCAGCGCAGGCGCAGCAAGATCAACGACAG ATTCCAGATACTTAGAGAAATTTTACCACAAAATGACCAAAAGCGAGACAAAGCTTCATTTCTCTTAGAG GTTATCGAATACATAAGGTTTTTGCAAGAGAAAGTACAAAAGTACGAGGTTTCGCACCCAGAATGGAACCAAGAAAACGCAAAGCTCATGCCATGGTCTAACATCTACTTCCGATCGTCTTGGAAAAATTCACAG AACAAGGACGAAATAAATGGAGATATGGCCTCTGATCCATCGCAACTTATAAAAAATGGTTCATCCCCACGATTCCCTTTTGCTGCAAAGCCTGAGGACCATAACAATGCAGGTGCATTTGAAACTGCTTCGGGTGCACAGGAACAGGCAGAACCAAAGGGTTGTGTGCCCTTCAAACCGGCTGAAACTCCCGGCAAAATCACAA ACACTGTTGCATCCCAGCAACCAGCGCAATTGACAAATTCATCACCTTCAGACGGTTGTGCAGCGCCAAATGGAATGTTAAGCAACCCAGAATTGGCAATAGACGAGGGGACCATCAGTTTATCAAGCCAATATTCCCAAGG GTTGCTTACTACGTTGAATCTTGCCCTTCAAAACTCGGGTATAGATTTGTCACAAGCTAGCATCTCGGTGCAGATCAACCTTGGTAAGCGGGCCATCAAGAGATCTGCTCCTGGGTCAAACTCCACCTCCAAG GATCTCATCAATCAAGCGTCCCGTGATCAAGAGATCGGGCACCAGCTGAGGTCAGGGGATGCCGCTAGAGAACATTCCCAGGCAATTAAGCGCCATAAGTCAGACAGATGA
- the LOC120678692 gene encoding transcription factor BIM1-like isoform X1 → MGLQGDKATHDFLTLYSAAKDSALPLLPESKPPPPPPAHQGFFLKTHDFLQPLERSSSQSPPPSRPAAEKPLRQHALPGGIGTFSIGRAAAADQPGAAVKQEQPPFAVWGQPDPRGHPWSLPFAARCVTVASARPQPQQQQQRPPERKAGGGFMDAGSRSSGGAGFDDDDGLAARREVSSTLKELSVRVETKGGSCSGSAGTDQLPNTPRSKHSATEQRRRSKINDRFQILREILPQNDQKRDKASFLLEVIEYIRFLQEKVQKYEVSHPEWNQENAKLMPWSNIYFRSSWKNSQNKDEINGDMASDPSQLIKNGSSPRFPFAAKPEDHNNAGAFETASGAQEQAEPKGCVPFKPAETPGKITNTVASQQPAQLTNSSPSDGCAAPNGMLSNPELAIDEGTISLSSQYSQGLLTTLNLALQNSGIDLSQASISVQINLGKRAIKRSAPGSNSTSKDLINQASRDQEIGHQLRSGDAAREHSQAIKRHKSDR, encoded by the exons ATGGGGCTGCAAG GGGATAAGGCAACGCACGACTTCCTCACGCTCTACAGCGCCGCCAAGGACTCCGCCCTGCCGCTGCTGCCGGAATCcaagccgcctccgccgccgcccgctcatcAAG GTTTCTTCCTCAAGACGCACGACTTCCTGCAGCCGCTGGAGCGGTCGTCGtcgcagtcgccgccgccgtcgcgaccCGCCGCGGAGAAGCCGCTCCGCCAGCACGCGCTTCCCGGCGGCATCGGCACCTTCAGcatcggccgcgccgccgcggcggaccagcccggcgccgccgtcaaGCAGGAGCAGCCGCCCTTCGCCGTCTGGGGCCAGCCGGACCCTCGAG GTCACCCGTGGTCTCTCCCCTTCGCCGCGCGCTGtgtcaccgtcgcctccgccaggccgcagccacagcagcagcagcagaggccgccGGAGCGGAAGGCGGGAGGTGGCTTCATGGACGCcggctccagatccagcggtgGGGCGGgcttcgacgacgacgacggcctcgccgctcgccgcgagGTCTCCTCCACGCTCAAAG AACTCTCGGTCAGGGTGGAGACCAAGGGGGGAAGCTGCAGCGGCAGCGCTGGGACGGACCAACTGCCCAACACGCCGCGCTCCAAGCACTCCGCCACCGAGCAGCGCAGGCGCAGCAAGATCAACGACAG ATTCCAGATACTTAGAGAAATTTTACCACAAAATGACCAAAAGCGAGACAAAGCTTCATTTCTCTTAGAG GTTATCGAATACATAAGGTTTTTGCAAGAGAAAGTACAAAAGTACGAGGTTTCGCACCCAGAATGGAACCAAGAAAACGCAAAGCTCATGCCATGGTCTAACATCTACTTCCGATCGTCTTGGAAAAATTCACAG AACAAGGACGAAATAAATGGAGATATGGCCTCTGATCCATCGCAACTTATAAAAAATGGTTCATCCCCACGATTCCCTTTTGCTGCAAAGCCTGAGGACCATAACAATGCAGGTGCATTTGAAACTGCTTCGGGTGCACAGGAACAGGCAGAACCAAAGGGTTGTGTGCCCTTCAAACCGGCTGAAACTCCCGGCAAAATCACAA ACACTGTTGCATCCCAGCAACCAGCGCAATTGACAAATTCATCACCTTCAGACGGTTGTGCAGCGCCAAATGGAATGTTAAGCAACCCAGAATTGGCAATAGACGAGGGGACCATCAGTTTATCAAGCCAATATTCCCAAGG GTTGCTTACTACGTTGAATCTTGCCCTTCAAAACTCGGGTATAGATTTGTCACAAGCTAGCATCTCGGTGCAGATCAACCTTGGTAAGCGGGCCATCAAGAGATCTGCTCCTGGGTCAAACTCCACCTCCAAG GATCTCATCAATCAAGCGTCCCGTGATCAAGAGATCGGGCACCAGCTGAGGTCAGGGGATGCCGCTAGAGAACATTCCCAGGCAATTAAGCGCCATAAGTCAGACAGATGA